The DNA region TCCCCTGAATCCTGTATTGCGACTGCACTACGATCGCACCACTGATCAACGAGCCGAAACGGCCGGTTGCAAATCCGGCTAGAGATAGGCCGGATCGGAATATTCGCCGAAAACTTCGCGCAGCCGGTTGATGATTTCGCCCAGGCTGGCGTAACTCCGGACGCAATCCAGAATCGCCGGCATCAGGTTGCCGCCGTTGACGGCGGTTTCTTTCAAGGCGCGCAGGTTTTTCGCCACGGCCTCGTTGTCGCGGTTTTCCCGGACGCGCTGCAGATTCTCCACCTGGCGTTTTTCGATCGCTTCGTCGATGTAAAGCGTGTCGATGTTGATCGCTTCCTCGGTGGCGAATTTATTGACCGCGACGATGGTCTTTTCGTTCTTGTCGACCTGCTGCTGATAGTGATAGGCGGCGTTGCTGATTTCCCGTTGCGGGTAACCGCGCTCGATGGCGCGGATCATGCCGCCCATTTCGTCGATCTTGCGGATGTACTCCAGGGCGTCGGCTTCCAGGCGATTGGTCAGCGACTCGACGAAGTACGAGCCGCCGAGCGGGTCGATCACGTTCGCCACGCCGCTTTCCTCCGCCAGGATTTGCTGGGTGCGCAGCGCGACGGTCACCGCCTGTTCGGTCGGCAGCGCCAGGGTTTCGTCCAGGCTGTTGGTGTGCAGGCTTTGGGTGCCGCCGATGACCGCGGCCAGCGCCTGGATCGTGGTGCGGACGATGTTGATGAGCGGTTGTTGCGCGGTCAGGCTGCAACCGGCGGTCTGTGTGTGAAAACGCAGCAGCCACGAACGGGGATTCTTGGCGCCGATTTCTTCTTTCATGAAGCGCGACCAGATGCGCCGCGCCGCCCGGTACTTGGCGATTTCCTCGAAGAAGTCGCTGTGGGCGTTGAAGAAGAACGACAGCCGGGGCGCGAAAACGTCGGGGTCCATGCCGGCGGCGATCGCGGCCTTGACGTAGGTCATGCCGTCGCACAGCGTAAACGCCAGCTCCTGCACGGCGGTGCTGCCCGCCTCGCGGATGTGGTAGCCGCTGATGCTGATCGTGTTCCAGTTGGGAACTTTCTCGGCCGTGAATTTCATCACGTCGACGATGATCTTCAGGCTCGGTTCCGGCGGATAGATCCAGGTTTTCTGCGCGATGTATTCCTTGAGCATGTCGTTCTGGATTGTGCCGCCGACCTTGTCCCAGCTCACGCCCTGTTTTTCGGCGACGGCCAGGTACATCGCCAATAAAATCGGCGCCGGCGGATTGATCGTCATGCTCGTGGTGATCTGATCGAGCGGAATGCCGCTGAAGAGCTGTTCCATGTCGGCGAGCGTATCGATGGCCACGCCGCACTTGCCGACTTCGCCGCGGCTGCGCGGATCGTCGGAGTCGCGGCCGTACAGCGTCGGAAAATCGAAAGCCACCGACAGGCCGGTCGTGCCGTTGGCCAGCAGGTACTTGTAACGCTCGTTGGTTTCCTTGGCGGTGCCGAAGCCGGAAAACTGCCGCATGGTCCAGGTGCGGCCGCGATACATGGTGTTGTGAATGCCCCGCGTGTAGGGGTAATCGCCGGGTTGTCCCAAATCACGGTGATAATCGAAGTCGGGCA from Myxococcales bacterium includes:
- a CDS encoding methylmalonyl-CoA mutase family protein, translated to MVSKKEWLEKFAASPKLERSFTTLSDLPVDPLYTPEDLPDFDYHRDLGQPGDYPYTRGIHNTMYRGRTWTMRQFSGFGTAKETNERYKYLLANGTTGLSVAFDFPTLYGRDSDDPRSRGEVGKCGVAIDTLADMEQLFSGIPLDQITTSMTINPPAPILLAMYLAVAEKQGVSWDKVGGTIQNDMLKEYIAQKTWIYPPEPSLKIIVDVMKFTAEKVPNWNTISISGYHIREAGSTAVQELAFTLCDGMTYVKAAIAAGMDPDVFAPRLSFFFNAHSDFFEEIAKYRAARRIWSRFMKEEIGAKNPRSWLLRFHTQTAGCSLTAQQPLINIVRTTIQALAAVIGGTQSLHTNSLDETLALPTEQAVTVALRTQQILAEESGVANVIDPLGGSYFVESLTNRLEADALEYIRKIDEMGGMIRAIERGYPQREISNAAYHYQQQVDKNEKTIVAVNKFATEEAINIDTLYIDEAIEKRQVENLQRVRENRDNEAVAKNLRALKETAVNGGNLMPAILDCVRSYASLGEIINRLREVFGEYSDPAYL